The DNA segment GCCCGCCGTTCTTGAGCAGTTCTCCGTGCGGCCCAACGCCAACGAGAAGGAAGCCACGTCGATCCAGCGAAATATGGACGCGACGCGCTTTGCATACGGTCTCGACAATGTCGAGTACGAGAATTACAGCGGCAGATCCGAGGCGACGGGACAGGAAATCCGCGCCGACGAGGGCACCATCCCGAACATCCGGCTGCTCGACCCGAACGTGCTGAGCCCGACCTTCACTCAGCGCGTCGGCAGGGAGAACTTCTACGGATTCCCAGAGAAGCTGGACATCGATCGCTACGAGGTCGACGGTGAGTTGCAGTCCTACATCGTCGCCGCGAAGGAGATCAACACCAACGGGCTGAGAGAAAACCAGCAGACCTGGATCAACCGGCACCTGGTGTACACGCACGGAAACGGTTTCGTCGCAGCCCCAGCCAACACGATCGACAGGGCGATCGAGGGTGCCAACAGCGACGGCGGATACCCGTTGGCGCGCACCAGTGACACCCAGAACCCCAACGGATCGGGAATCCAGGTCGACGAGCCGCGCGTCTACTACGGCGAGCTGGCCACCGACTACGCCATCGTCGGCGGACAGCCGGGGCAGGCTCCCGGCGAGTACGACACGGCCACCGACCGCAGCTACCTCTACCAGGGCACCGGTGGCGTGCCGATCGACAACTGGTTCAACCGGCTGGTTTTCGCCGCGCAGTACGGAGAACGCAACATCCTGTTCTCCGATGCGATCAGCGAAGGCTCGAAGATCATGTACAACCGCGACCCGAGGGAAAGGGTCGAGAAGGTCGCTCCGTGGCTGACGGTCGACGGCGATCCGTACCCCGCGGTGATCGACGGGCGCATCAAGTGGATCGTCGACGGCTACACCACGCTCGACAACTACCCCTACGCCCAGCGGACCTCGTTCGGCAACGCCACCGAGGATTCGTTGAGCGGCGTTCCGCGCCAGCAGGACAACCAGGTCAACTACATCCGGAACTCGGTGAAGGCCACCGTCGACGCGTTCGACGGCAACGTCGACCTCTACTCGATGGATGACAACGAGCCGGTCTTGAAGGCCTGGCGAAGCGTGTTCCCCGACACCGTGAAGTCGGAGTCGGAGATCTCGCCGGAACTGCGGCAGCACTTCCGGTACCCGGAGGACATGTTCAAGATCCAGCGGGAACTGCTCACCAAGTACCACGTCCGGAACCCGCAGGAGTTCTTCTCCACCCAGACGTTCTGGAACGTGCCGCAAGACCCGACGCAGGAAGGCGGGCTGGACCCGAACTCCGACGCCGCGAAGCAGCCCGCGTACTACATGCTGGCTCAGGCCCCGGGGCAGGAACAGCCGACCTTCCAGCTCACCAGCGCGCTGACGCCGCTGGCGAGGCAATACCTCGCGGCATGGGTGACGGTGTCGTCGGATCCCGACGACTACGGAAAGATCAATGTGCTGAGACTGCCGACGGACGGCAGCGTTCAGCTCGAAGGGCCCGTCCAGGTCCAGAACGCGTTCCAGAGTAATCCGAAGTTCACGCAGGACAGGACCCTGCTGGGTAACCAGAGCGTGGACATCATCTACGGCAACCAGTTGACGTTGCCCGTGGCGGGTGGATTCCTCTACGTCGAACCGATCTACATCCAGCAGCGCAACGCGCAGAGCTATCCGCAGCTGGCCAGGGTTCTGGTGTCCTACGGCGGAAAGATCGGGTTCGACTCGACTCTGAACGGCGCGCTCGACGACTTGTTCGGTGAGGGCACCGGCCAAGCCGCGACAGGACCGGCGCAGGATGAGCCCGCGGTGCCGGATGACGAGACCGATACGTCGACACCGCCGCCTTCGGAGACGAACGAACAGTCCGTGCCGCCGGCGAACGGTGGCGGGGACAATGCCGACCTTGAGCAGGCGGTCGCCGACATCCAGGCGGCGTTGACCAAGCTCAAGTCGGCGCAGCAGTCCGGCGACTTCGACGCACAGGGCCAGGCCCTGGCCGAGCTCGATGCCGCCGCGCAGCGTTATCAGGATGCCGAGCAGGCGGGCGGTTGAGCCGCTGATCGGGTGAGGGACCCCTCTTTGCGCCCTGGAAAAGCCAGGGCGTAGAGTAGGGGTCACAACGCGGGGTGGAGCAGCTCGGTAGCTCGCTGGGCTCATAACCCAGAGGTCGCAGGTTCGAATCCTGTCCCCGCTACGAAAACAGAAGGCCCGTTCCGTGAAACACGGAACGGGTCTTCTGCATTTTCACCCGAGTGCCGCAAGGGTGGAGGTCTCGACTGCCCGAATTGGACCAGTCGCCTGCGCCTTGTGCCGATGGGCTCTGCGCTCCGTCGGCTGGGTCCGTTCGGAGTCATACTGACCGCCGTTCGGAGTCGAGGTGCGACTGTTCGGGGGCCCCTGTCGGGGCCTTTTCGGCCGTCAGGTATAGTTCTTTTTACACAACGACGCGGGGTGGAGCAGCTCGGTAGCTCGCTGGGCTCATAACCCAGAGGTCGCAGGTTCGAATCCTGTCCCCGCTACTGATTGAAAGAAAAGGCCCCGATCCACTGGATCGGGGCCTTTTCCGTGTTCAGGGGCGGTGTGGGTCCGGGAAGGGTCTTTGACACAGCGGTTCCACAATGGACCAAATGGCAGACCACAGTGGACAGAAAAGCGAAGACGTGGCACGGTGGATACGTGTCCGATTTGAACGCAACCGCCGCAGCACTGCTTGGTCTGCTGCACGATGGCCCTGCCACCGGTGGCGAGCTCGTCGCTGGGGCTGAGGAACGCTTTGGCACGTTCTTCAGCGTCACGAGGAGTCAGGTCTACCGGGAACTCCCCGCGCTGCATCGAGAGGGCCTCGTGCGGCTCGGCAAGCAGGGACCGCGCTCCAGCCAGCAGTACCTCATCACCGCCGCAGGAAAGAAAGCCTTCAAGGCATGGTTGACCAGTGACTCTGGTCCTGATCACCTGCGCAGCCCGCTGATCCTCAGGGTCGTGCACTCCGGTGTGCTGACGCAGAAGCAGCGCGCCACGCTCTTCGAGTCCGCGCGCGCCACCTACACCCAGGAACTCGACGAAGCCAAGGCCGCGGTCAAGGCCGCGAGTGACCCCGTCGCGAAGGCAGTGGCGGAGTTCGGCCAGACGCACGCCAGGGCCGCGCTGAAGCTTCTGGACGCCGTCGCAAGCTGAAAACAGGCAAGTACGTGCGGCCGCCGCGAGCGGCCGCACGATTTGCCGTAACCTTGTCGGTTGTGAGTGTTGAGTTCGAAGCCGCGCTGAAAGATCTCGGTGGCAAACTGACGCAGGTCGAGTCCGTCATGGATCTCGAATCGCTGCGCAAGGAAGTCGCGGAGCTCGAAGAAGAGGCCGCGAGGCCGAATCTGTGGGACAACCCCGAGACCGCCCAGAAGGTCACCAGCCAGCTCTCACACAAGCAGGCCGAGGTCCGCAAGGTCAGCGACCTTCGGCAGCGGCTGGACGATCTGGGTGTGCTCTATGAGCTTGCTGAGGCTGAAGGGGACACGGGGAGCCTCGCCGAGTCCGAGAGCGAACTCAAGAACCTGACGAAGGACATCGACGCACTGGAAGTGCGGACGCTGCTCTCCGGCGAGTATGACGAGCGTAACGCCGTCGTCACCATCCGTTCCGAGGCAGGCGGCGTCGACGCCGCCGACTGGGCGGAAATGCTGCTGCGCATGTATCTGCGCTGGGCGGAGCGGCACGGCTATCCGACCGATGTCTACGACATCTCCTACGCCGAAGAAGCCGGTATCCGGTCGGCGACCTTCAAGGTGACCGCGCCGTACGTGTACGGGACGCTGTCGGTCGAACAGGGCACCCATCGGCTCGTCCGGATTTCGCCTTTCGACAACCAGAGCCGGAGGCAGACGTCGTTCGCGCACGTCGAGGTCCTGCCGGAGGTGGAGGAAGTCGACCACGTCGACGTGCCGGAGAAGGACATCCGCGTCGACGTCTACCGTTCGTCAGGGCCTGGTGGACAGAGCGTCAACACCACGGACTCCGCGGTGCGCATCACACACTTGCCGAGTGGCATTGTCGTCTCCTGCCAGAACGAGAAGTCGCAGTTGCAGAACAAGGCGGCGGCGATGAAGGTGTTGCAGGCAAAACTGTTGCTACGCAAGAAAGCCGAGGAGCGCGCGGAGCTGGATGCGTTGCGGGACGGCGGATCGAGCTGGGGCAACCAGATGCGCAACTACGTCCTGCACCCGTATCAGCAGGTCAAGGACGTGCGCACCGGTTACGAGATCGGTAATCCCTCCGCCGTTCTCGACGGTGACCTCGACTCGTTCCTCGAAGCGGGCATCAGGTGGCGCA comes from the Prauserella marina genome and includes:
- a CDS encoding UPF0182 family protein; protein product: MATRPPVSLPKLSRRARILLIIAAAIILMLLLGARFLDTYVDWLWFGEVGARGVFTTILFTRIVLFVATGLLVGGLLAVSLLIAYRTRPVFVPVSGADDPLARYRTVVAARPKLFGIGIPVIAGLIAGFSGQGNWQVVQMFMNSESFGRTDPQFGHDIGFYVFQLPFFGWLLGWLFVAIVVAFVGGLLAHYLFGGVRLAGRGGAISGPARVHLSILIGVFVLFKAAEYFMDRYNLLLSSRNDLFTGATYTDLNAVLPAKLILLCISVFCAIAFFVGAFMRNIQLPAIALVLLILSGVIIGVAWPAVLEQFSVRPNANEKEATSIQRNMDATRFAYGLDNVEYENYSGRSEATGQEIRADEGTIPNIRLLDPNVLSPTFTQRVGRENFYGFPEKLDIDRYEVDGELQSYIVAAKEINTNGLRENQQTWINRHLVYTHGNGFVAAPANTIDRAIEGANSDGGYPLARTSDTQNPNGSGIQVDEPRVYYGELATDYAIVGGQPGQAPGEYDTATDRSYLYQGTGGVPIDNWFNRLVFAAQYGERNILFSDAISEGSKIMYNRDPRERVEKVAPWLTVDGDPYPAVIDGRIKWIVDGYTTLDNYPYAQRTSFGNATEDSLSGVPRQQDNQVNYIRNSVKATVDAFDGNVDLYSMDDNEPVLKAWRSVFPDTVKSESEISPELRQHFRYPEDMFKIQRELLTKYHVRNPQEFFSTQTFWNVPQDPTQEGGLDPNSDAAKQPAYYMLAQAPGQEQPTFQLTSALTPLARQYLAAWVTVSSDPDDYGKINVLRLPTDGSVQLEGPVQVQNAFQSNPKFTQDRTLLGNQSVDIIYGNQLTLPVAGGFLYVEPIYIQQRNAQSYPQLARVLVSYGGKIGFDSTLNGALDDLFGEGTGQAATGPAQDEPAVPDDETDTSTPPPSETNEQSVPPANGGGDNADLEQAVADIQAALTKLKSAQQSGDFDAQGQALAELDAAAQRYQDAEQAGG
- the prfB gene encoding peptide chain release factor 2 codes for the protein MSVEFEAALKDLGGKLTQVESVMDLESLRKEVAELEEEAARPNLWDNPETAQKVTSQLSHKQAEVRKVSDLRQRLDDLGVLYELAEAEGDTGSLAESESELKNLTKDIDALEVRTLLSGEYDERNAVVTIRSEAGGVDAADWAEMLLRMYLRWAERHGYPTDVYDISYAEEAGIRSATFKVTAPYVYGTLSVEQGTHRLVRISPFDNQSRRQTSFAHVEVLPEVEEVDHVDVPEKDIRVDVYRSSGPGGQSVNTTDSAVRITHLPSGIVVSCQNEKSQLQNKAAAMKVLQAKLLLRKKAEERAELDALRDGGSSWGNQMRNYVLHPYQQVKDVRTGYEIGNPSAVLDGDLDSFLEAGIRWRKQQENSAA
- a CDS encoding PadR family transcriptional regulator, with translation MSDLNATAAALLGLLHDGPATGGELVAGAEERFGTFFSVTRSQVYRELPALHREGLVRLGKQGPRSSQQYLITAAGKKAFKAWLTSDSGPDHLRSPLILRVVHSGVLTQKQRATLFESARATYTQELDEAKAAVKAASDPVAKAVAEFGQTHARAALKLLDAVAS